The Fructilactobacillus ixorae genome has a window encoding:
- a CDS encoding zinc-dependent alcohol dehydrogenase family protein, which produces MKAAKFIQPGEIRIEDAPMPTIEKPTDAIIKMVRASVCGSDLWWYRGISEREHGSGTGHEGIGIVESVGSAVKNVQPGDFVITPFTHGCGHCAACLAGFDGNCMNREPGINNGYQAQYLRFSNASWALVKIPGQPADYSDDMLNSFVTLSDVMATGYHAAATAEVKPGATVAVMGDGAVGLCGVISAKLRGATRIIAMSRHADRQKLAREFGATEIVPERGDEAVQHVLDLTDGTGVDTVLECVGTEQSVDTATKIVRPGAVIGRVGIPQKAEMNTNELFYNNTGLRGGIASVTTYDQAELLQAVLDGKINPGKVFTQQFSLDEIQAAYEAMDHRQAIKSLLLIDA; this is translated from the coding sequence ATGAAAGCAGCAAAATTTATTCAACCCGGGGAAATACGGATCGAAGACGCCCCCATGCCAACCATTGAAAAACCAACTGATGCCATCATCAAAATGGTCCGAGCCAGTGTTTGTGGTTCAGATTTATGGTGGTACCGGGGCATTTCCGAGCGGGAACATGGCTCTGGCACTGGTCACGAAGGAATCGGCATCGTTGAATCCGTTGGATCAGCAGTCAAAAACGTTCAACCGGGTGACTTTGTCATTACCCCCTTTACCCACGGGTGTGGTCACTGTGCCGCTTGTTTAGCTGGTTTTGATGGTAACTGCATGAACCGTGAACCAGGAATTAACAACGGTTACCAAGCCCAATATCTCCGGTTTTCAAACGCTAGTTGGGCGCTTGTTAAAATCCCTGGGCAACCAGCTGACTACTCTGATGACATGCTGAATTCGTTCGTCACCCTCTCAGACGTTATGGCCACCGGTTACCATGCCGCTGCTACTGCTGAAGTTAAACCAGGTGCTACCGTCGCCGTCATGGGGGACGGTGCCGTTGGTTTGTGTGGAGTCATCTCTGCCAAACTCCGAGGGGCCACCCGCATCATCGCCATGAGTCGGCATGCAGATCGACAAAAGCTAGCCCGTGAATTTGGCGCAACTGAGATTGTCCCCGAACGAGGTGACGAAGCCGTCCAACACGTCTTGGACCTTACGGATGGAACCGGTGTCGATACTGTTCTTGAATGTGTAGGAACAGAACAATCTGTGGATACTGCCACTAAAATTGTTCGCCCCGGCGCCGTCATCGGCCGCGTGGGGATTCCCCAAAAAGCGGAAATGAACACTAACGAGCTCTTCTACAACAACACCGGTTTACGTGGTGGCATTGCTTCCGTTACTACGTATGACCAAGCAGAATTGCTACAAGCCGTCTTAGACGGAAAAATTAATCCTGGCAAAGTCTTTACACAGCAATTTAGTCTGGATGAAATCCAAGCTGCCTACGAAGCCATGGATCACCGTCAAGCCATCAAATCCCTGTTACTGATTGATGCCTAA
- a CDS encoding deoxynucleoside kinase, whose amino-acid sequence MVIITAGMIGVGKTTLTGKIAKHLGTNPFYEPVGDNPVLPLYYKNPKQYGFLLQIYFLNKRFAMIKRALADDNNVLDRSIYEDALFTKENNAAGNISDVELSVYLTLLDNMMAELNDMPKTRPDLLVYADADFPTILKRIKKRGRDYEQFDDNPELEDYYHKMWQAYQQWYADYDVSPKMKIDLQTYDLQDPHNTAVILNQIDAKIKTLSQ is encoded by the coding sequence ATGGTGATAATTACGGCTGGAATGATTGGCGTGGGAAAGACCACGTTAACGGGCAAAATTGCAAAGCACTTGGGGACCAATCCCTTTTACGAACCAGTGGGCGATAATCCCGTGTTACCTTTATACTACAAGAACCCAAAGCAATATGGGTTTTTGCTCCAAATTTATTTTCTTAACAAACGATTTGCCATGATTAAGCGGGCGTTAGCTGACGATAACAACGTGTTGGACCGTTCGATTTATGAGGACGCCTTGTTTACCAAGGAAAACAACGCTGCTGGTAACATTTCTGACGTTGAACTATCCGTCTACCTCACCCTCCTCGATAACATGATGGCAGAACTAAACGACATGCCCAAAACGCGCCCAGATTTGCTGGTCTACGCCGATGCAGACTTCCCCACGATTCTCAAACGCATTAAAAAACGGGGCCGGGATTACGAACAATTCGATGACAATCCCGAATTGGAAGATTACTACCATAAAATGTGGCAAGCATACCAGCAATGGTACGCAGACTATGACGTTAGTCCCAAAATGAAAATTGACTTACAAACTTACGACCTGCAAGATCCACACAATACCGCCGTTATCTTGAACCAAATTGACGCTAAAATCAAAACCTTATCGCAATAA
- a CDS encoding MetQ/NlpA family ABC transporter substrate-binding protein, whose translation MSKRVKTGLWAAIIIFIVFMGYLSFGRGGAEQKNTITVGIMAGSKAEQQIWDSVAKTAAQKYGLKVQFQRFTDYSQPNAALANHSIDVNAFQNYPFLDLWNQKHHDHIVAVGETIIEPMRIYSYKHRELADLATGSTITVPNDANNESRALFVLQSAGLLKLKPHTKLADVRSIVANPRKLKIKEVDASQTARSLNDVDAAVVNGNYAQTAALNPKQAIFTEPFNHQSKQWINFIAANRENRTDPRIKKLVKAYQTKTTTRQIKAVSGINQIPAWNLNLK comes from the coding sequence ATGTCAAAACGAGTTAAAACGGGGCTGTGGGCCGCCATCATCATTTTTATCGTGTTCATGGGCTACTTAAGCTTTGGACGCGGGGGTGCCGAACAAAAGAATACGATTACAGTCGGCATTATGGCGGGTTCCAAAGCAGAACAACAGATTTGGGATTCAGTTGCCAAAACAGCCGCGCAAAAATACGGCCTCAAGGTTCAATTTCAACGGTTTACGGATTACAGTCAGCCTAACGCGGCGCTTGCCAATCACAGTATTGATGTGAATGCCTTTCAAAATTATCCCTTTTTGGACCTCTGGAACCAAAAACACCATGATCACATTGTTGCAGTTGGAGAGACCATCATTGAACCAATGCGGATTTACTCTTATAAACACCGCGAACTTGCTGACTTGGCAACTGGAAGTACCATTACGGTTCCCAATGATGCCAATAATGAGTCCCGGGCCCTGTTCGTGCTCCAAAGTGCGGGCTTGTTAAAATTAAAGCCGCACACTAAGCTGGCGGATGTCCGCTCAATTGTGGCTAACCCCCGGAAGCTAAAGATTAAAGAGGTTGATGCTAGTCAAACGGCGCGTTCCTTAAATGATGTGGACGCAGCCGTGGTGAACGGGAACTACGCCCAGACGGCCGCTTTGAATCCAAAGCAAGCAATTTTTACGGAACCGTTTAACCACCAATCGAAACAGTGGATTAACTTTATCGCGGCTAACCGGGAGAACCGCACTGATCCGCGGATTAAGAAGTTAGTTAAAGCCTACCAAACAAAAACGACGACCCGCCAAATTAAAGCCGTCTCGGGGATTAACCAAATTCCTGCTTGGAACTTAAACTTAAAGTAG
- a CDS encoding ArgE/DapE family deacylase, whose product MEPEAKIQILRDLIQIPTVNGNEGALTEYLVHLLDQHGIASQVTPLATDANRTNLIVEVGTGSTDQVLGFTGHQDTVAVGDEAAWQFPPFAATVVGDKLYGRGAADMKSGLAAEVIALIELVESGAPLPGRLRLIITAGEEFGAPGAYQVAPELLTDLDALVVGEATDGDVTYAHSGSFNYRIISKGKAAHSSVPTQGINAIQGLAHYMAKEAQLFTDLPVDDQLGKVQHSVTVIQGGEQINTIPDAATLLGNVRPTLAFDNQSVRNLIQQAIDTINRTTDYQLELQVIHDFYPVETVKQAWLVQTAVEIAQAAYPDRNVQAGIDNGATDASVFVQHQPDLPVIVLGPDKAGTSHQINEHTTISSFLTTIEIYKHLAEQFFAITK is encoded by the coding sequence ATGGAACCGGAAGCAAAAATCCAAATTTTACGGGATTTGATTCAAATTCCGACCGTTAATGGAAATGAAGGGGCGCTGACGGAGTACCTCGTGCATCTTTTAGACCAGCATGGCATTGCCAGCCAGGTTACACCATTAGCCACCGATGCCAACCGGACGAACCTAATCGTGGAAGTTGGCACGGGAAGTACTGACCAAGTTCTAGGATTTACTGGACACCAAGATACGGTTGCCGTCGGAGACGAAGCGGCTTGGCAATTCCCACCGTTTGCCGCAACGGTGGTTGGTGACAAATTATACGGTCGGGGAGCGGCAGACATGAAAAGCGGCTTGGCTGCGGAAGTAATCGCGCTCATCGAACTCGTAGAAAGTGGGGCCCCGCTTCCAGGACGGCTTCGCTTAATCATCACGGCGGGAGAAGAGTTTGGGGCGCCGGGGGCTTATCAAGTGGCGCCTGAGTTGCTAACTGATTTGGATGCCCTCGTCGTGGGGGAGGCTACTGATGGAGACGTCACCTACGCGCACTCCGGAAGTTTTAACTACCGGATCATTAGTAAGGGCAAGGCCGCGCATAGTTCGGTGCCAACCCAAGGAATTAATGCCATTCAGGGACTTGCCCACTACATGGCCAAAGAAGCGCAACTGTTTACGGACTTACCGGTTGATGACCAGCTCGGAAAGGTCCAACACAGCGTAACGGTGATTCAGGGAGGCGAACAGATCAACACGATTCCAGACGCAGCCACATTACTTGGAAACGTGCGGCCCACCTTGGCCTTTGATAACCAGTCCGTGCGCAACCTAATCCAGCAGGCGATTGACACCATCAATCGCACCACTGACTATCAGTTGGAATTACAGGTAATTCATGATTTCTATCCCGTGGAAACTGTTAAGCAGGCTTGGTTAGTTCAAACGGCCGTTGAAATTGCCCAGGCTGCTTATCCAGACCGAAACGTTCAAGCCGGAATTGATAACGGAGCGACCGATGCGAGTGTGTTTGTGCAACATCAGCCCGATTTACCGGTGATTGTACTGGGCCCCGATAAAGCTGGAACGTCCCATCAAATTAATGAACATACCACCATTAGTAGCTTTTTAACGACCATTGAGATCTACAAGCACCTCGCGGAGCAATTTTTTGCAATTACTAAATAA
- a CDS encoding alpha-keto acid decarboxylase family protein, with product MVKVGQGPMGLYTISDYLLDVLHYGQIREVFGVPGDYNLRFLDHILTRSDLEWCGNGNELNAAYLANGYARQLGLAAFVTTYGVGELSAINGFAGSQTEGVPVLEIVGLPTTATQQQQKRVHHSLGDGQFDHFQTMHQELGIMTEVVSSNHAVAAVNRVIRKLVTTKQPAYLGLPSDLTELPVHPTFKQLIPTLFTAPNATPVPTVPFQLMQQAVYQAEHPLVVIGQALAQFHLGAAVQAWLAAQGFPFVDLIESKGVVTESMSQFKGTYHGKIANAALQAQVEQADVVFLLGSSLSDVNTAGFTHQFDPEHTITMTPGVISIYGETLVEQSPEHFPTWIQQLCQCQRATPMPSSAPTVPVRPAEPVPQPQQPVTQAFYQAALAHFVQPNDVVITEQGTSQFTVEDLRLPTDAEVITQPLWASIGYAFPAALGSLLANPNRRHLLSIGDGSFLLTLQELGFAIQHQLTPIILLLDNQGYTIERVIHGEQARYHDVPQLNYQHLLMAFGATPETYRFAKITTETELITQFRNLQHATPKLTLLQIRLQKLDAPKTLRKFINLLYDDE from the coding sequence ATGGTTAAAGTGGGGCAGGGGCCAATGGGTTTGTATACGATTTCTGATTATCTTTTAGACGTTTTGCACTACGGTCAAATTCGAGAGGTGTTCGGGGTTCCCGGCGATTATAATTTAAGGTTTCTAGATCACATCCTAACCCGGTCGGACCTGGAGTGGTGTGGAAACGGCAACGAGTTAAACGCTGCATACTTAGCAAACGGATATGCCCGGCAGCTGGGCTTGGCGGCGTTTGTAACGACGTACGGCGTCGGTGAATTAAGTGCCATTAACGGGTTTGCCGGCAGTCAGACCGAGGGGGTTCCGGTTTTAGAAATCGTCGGGTTACCGACCACGGCGACCCAGCAGCAACAAAAACGGGTGCATCATAGCCTTGGAGATGGTCAGTTTGATCATTTTCAAACAATGCACCAGGAACTCGGGATTATGACCGAGGTGGTCAGTTCGAACCACGCGGTTGCCGCGGTAAACCGGGTAATTAGAAAGCTGGTGACCACCAAGCAACCGGCCTATTTAGGGTTGCCGAGTGATCTAACCGAACTCCCGGTCCATCCGACGTTTAAGCAACTGATTCCAACGTTGTTTACGGCGCCGAATGCAACTCCAGTGCCTACGGTTCCGTTCCAATTAATGCAACAGGCTGTCTATCAAGCAGAGCACCCGCTGGTGGTGATTGGGCAAGCACTTGCTCAGTTTCACTTAGGCGCAGCGGTGCAGGCGTGGCTGGCAGCGCAGGGATTTCCGTTTGTCGATTTGATTGAAAGTAAGGGGGTCGTCACGGAATCCATGTCCCAGTTTAAGGGCACCTATCACGGGAAAATCGCGAACGCTGCCCTACAAGCCCAAGTTGAACAGGCTGACGTGGTCTTCTTGCTTGGAAGCTCTCTTTCTGATGTTAATACGGCTGGCTTTACCCACCAATTTGATCCCGAACACACGATTACTATGACTCCCGGCGTAATTTCAATTTATGGTGAAACGTTGGTTGAGCAGTCGCCGGAGCACTTTCCAACGTGGATTCAGCAACTGTGTCAGTGTCAACGCGCGACGCCCATGCCGTCATCGGCGCCAACTGTTCCAGTTCGACCAGCTGAACCGGTGCCACAGCCACAGCAACCGGTCACCCAGGCCTTTTACCAAGCGGCCTTGGCGCATTTTGTGCAACCAAACGACGTGGTGATTACCGAACAAGGCACGTCCCAATTTACGGTTGAAGATTTACGGTTACCAACTGATGCCGAGGTCATCACGCAACCGTTGTGGGCGTCAATTGGGTATGCTTTCCCAGCAGCGTTGGGAAGTCTACTGGCTAACCCCAACCGGCGGCATCTGCTGAGCATTGGAGACGGCTCCTTTTTATTAACGCTGCAGGAATTGGGCTTTGCAATTCAGCACCAGCTGACCCCCATTATTCTGTTGCTTGATAACCAGGGTTATACAATTGAACGGGTCATTCATGGTGAACAGGCTCGGTATCATGATGTTCCACAACTTAACTACCAACATTTACTAATGGCCTTTGGGGCTACTCCTGAAACATACCGGTTTGCTAAGATAACCACAGAAACAGAGTTAATCACGCAGTTTCGAAACCTGCAACACGCTACCCCCAAATTAACGCTGTTACAAATCCGGTTGCAAAAGTTGGATGCGCCAAAAACCCTGCGCAAGTTTATAAACCTACTATACGATGATGAATAA
- a CDS encoding ACT domain-containing protein, producing MKQYYIVDQSLLPEMFGKVIAARQLLEEGKVANISEAVKAVGISRGSYYKYKDLVYSTDEATWNRKAVISLMLNDRPGVLSQVLKQVAESGASILTINQNIPIHQMASVVISIDLSHITITIDDLLENFKRVAGTSQVHLVSIE from the coding sequence ATTAAACAGTATTACATTGTAGATCAATCATTATTACCAGAAATGTTTGGCAAGGTGATTGCCGCTCGTCAGTTATTAGAAGAGGGCAAGGTTGCGAACATTAGCGAAGCGGTGAAGGCCGTTGGTATCAGTCGGGGGAGCTACTATAAATATAAGGATCTGGTGTATTCAACTGACGAAGCAACGTGGAATCGGAAAGCGGTGATTTCACTGATGTTGAACGATCGTCCAGGGGTATTGTCACAAGTTTTGAAGCAGGTGGCAGAGAGCGGGGCCAGTATTTTGACGATTAACCAAAACATTCCGATTCATCAGATGGCGAGTGTGGTGATTTCAATTGATTTAAGTCACATTACGATCACGATTGATGATTTATTGGAAAACTTTAAACGAGTAGCGGGGACGAGCCAAGTTCACCTGGTTTCAATCGAATAA
- a CDS encoding CPBP family intramembrane glutamic endopeptidase: protein MKIREVWQFLLRLMLFIGLIGLVLIVPIPVILLQAQHVNWPGTIVVAAVYFCLYLGSIWLAWRSFSQVWHNPRGWLTKADWKLIGAAQLAIFAAEIGIGIMGQVLHLSSTSENNQIIYRLLASNPVVLILLSTGMVLLTPILEELVFRGYLIRGVMSWAPMWLAMITSGIVFSAGHANSNWLSFLTYAVMGMILARVYVKTNRIQVAITLHLINNLVATVMMVISIVGNMH, encoded by the coding sequence ATGAAGATTAGGGAAGTTTGGCAATTTTTGCTCCGACTGATGCTGTTCATTGGTTTAATTGGGTTAGTATTGATTGTTCCGATTCCAGTGATTTTATTGCAAGCCCAGCATGTCAATTGGCCAGGGACGATTGTAGTGGCGGCCGTTTACTTCTGCTTGTATCTGGGCTCAATTTGGTTAGCTTGGCGGTCCTTTTCCCAGGTCTGGCACAATCCACGCGGGTGGCTAACAAAAGCGGATTGGAAATTAATTGGGGCTGCCCAGTTGGCAATTTTTGCAGCTGAGATTGGAATTGGAATTATGGGGCAGGTACTTCATTTGTCCAGTACCAGTGAAAACAACCAGATTATTTATCGGTTATTGGCAAGTAACCCAGTGGTGTTGATCTTATTGAGCACCGGGATGGTCTTGCTGACCCCGATTTTAGAGGAACTCGTCTTTCGGGGTTACTTAATTCGCGGGGTAATGAGCTGGGCACCCATGTGGTTAGCAATGATTACAAGTGGAATCGTGTTTTCAGCTGGGCACGCGAATTCGAACTGGTTAAGCTTTTTGACCTACGCCGTGATGGGGATGATCCTTGCCCGGGTGTACGTGAAAACTAATCGGATTCAAGTCGCCATTACCCTCCACTTGATTAATAATTTGGTCGCAACCGTGATGATGGTGATTTCCATTGTGGGGAATATGCACTAA
- the pepV gene encoding dipeptidase PepV, with product MTDWKATAAKYQDQYLADLKQLVAIDSARDVANQTDEFPLGPGPAKALDQFLTFADRDGFTTKNIDNVVGYIEYGTGDDYFAILGHADTVPAGNGWDTNPFELLVEEGQAIGRGTSDDKGPALAAYYGLRILKDLGIQPKLKIRLIIGTDEETNWTGMNRYFETEPAPKAGFSPDAEFPLINGEKGNVTFETHFDGASAIAEQQLLSFNAGLKENMVPRDAEAFVTMEDPDTVIQQFDTFIGASPVSGSASIVGKQVHFEVVGKAAHGMEPRNGINAGTYLAMFLKQLPLDQAGANFIRFITNNLHDDSRAEQLGLQFHDDVMGDLTMNVGLMTYDAETGGVINTNFRYPKGIEPETIQQHLEQAAGPYLATVTQGSNMKPHFVSADDPLVTDLMAVYREQTGQATAKPEVVGGGTFARLMEHGVAFGALFPGATDTMHQANEFQPVRDLMLAMSIYAQAIFTVTK from the coding sequence ATGACAGATTGGAAAGCAACGGCAGCCAAGTATCAAGATCAGTATCTGGCTGATTTAAAGCAACTGGTTGCAATTGACAGTGCCCGCGATGTAGCAAATCAGACGGATGAATTTCCCCTGGGCCCAGGACCTGCCAAGGCTTTGGACCAGTTTTTGACGTTTGCGGACCGCGATGGCTTTACCACGAAAAACATTGATAACGTGGTCGGGTACATTGAATACGGAACTGGTGACGACTACTTTGCCATTTTAGGTCATGCTGATACGGTTCCCGCTGGCAATGGCTGGGACACAAACCCCTTTGAACTATTAGTGGAAGAGGGACAAGCCATTGGCCGGGGGACTTCTGATGATAAAGGACCGGCATTAGCAGCCTATTATGGACTACGAATTTTAAAGGACTTAGGCATTCAACCAAAGTTGAAAATCCGGCTAATCATTGGAACCGATGAAGAAACCAATTGGACCGGGATGAACCGGTACTTTGAAACTGAACCGGCACCGAAAGCCGGGTTCTCGCCCGATGCTGAATTCCCACTGATTAATGGAGAAAAAGGGAATGTCACTTTTGAAACCCACTTTGATGGAGCCAGTGCCATTGCCGAACAGCAGTTATTATCCTTTAATGCGGGTCTGAAAGAAAACATGGTGCCCCGTGATGCCGAAGCCTTTGTAACGATGGAAGATCCCGATACGGTGATTCAGCAATTTGATACCTTTATCGGAGCGAGTCCAGTTAGCGGTTCGGCTAGTATCGTTGGAAAACAAGTTCACTTTGAAGTGGTTGGTAAAGCGGCCCACGGGATGGAACCGCGTAACGGGATTAACGCCGGAACCTACTTAGCAATGTTTCTAAAACAACTACCATTAGATCAGGCGGGCGCAAACTTCATTCGTTTCATTACGAATAACCTGCATGATGATTCCCGTGCCGAACAATTAGGGTTACAGTTTCACGATGACGTGATGGGGGATCTTACCATGAACGTGGGCTTGATGACCTACGATGCCGAAACGGGTGGTGTGATTAATACGAACTTCCGTTATCCAAAGGGAATTGAACCGGAGACAATCCAACAACATTTAGAGCAGGCAGCGGGTCCTTATCTAGCAACGGTAACCCAGGGCAGCAATATGAAACCCCACTTTGTTTCCGCTGATGATCCGTTAGTGACGGATCTAATGGCCGTTTACCGCGAACAAACCGGACAGGCAACCGCCAAACCAGAAGTAGTTGGTGGGGGAACGTTTGCCCGACTCATGGAACACGGAGTAGCCTTTGGAGCCTTGTTCCCCGGGGCTACTGATACCATGCACCAGGCCAATGAATTTCAACCGGTGCGCGATTTGATGTTGGCAATGTCCATTTACGCCCAAGCGATTTTTACGGTGACAAAGTAA
- a CDS encoding NAD(P)H-hydrate dehydratase encodes MKLITASILPKVIRKRPVNSFKGTYGKVALIGGNQNYGGAIIMSTLGTVSAGAGLTTTFTAPSNQSSLHAWIPEAMFADYQDQTLLQHLLPTMTVISLGSGLGTDQQSLELIHTVFDLVTPHQTLLLDGSALTLIARNHLQLPSANIILTPHQMEWERLTGVKLADQNPETNQQAYTQLAATQPHLIAVVKSAQTEVFTPTGAFQNTTGTPAQATGGMGDTLAGIISGFAAQFADLDAAVLAAVYTHSAVADQLAQQQYVVLPHQISAALPRFMHEHQAS; translated from the coding sequence TTGAAACTAATTACAGCATCCATTCTACCAAAAGTAATTCGAAAACGCCCAGTTAACAGTTTTAAGGGCACCTATGGCAAAGTCGCCCTCATCGGAGGTAATCAAAACTACGGTGGGGCTATCATCATGAGTACCTTAGGCACCGTTTCTGCAGGAGCTGGGTTGACGACAACCTTCACTGCCCCCAGCAACCAAAGTAGTCTCCACGCCTGGATTCCGGAGGCCATGTTTGCCGACTACCAGGACCAAACTTTACTCCAGCACCTCCTGCCCACAATGACCGTGATTAGCCTGGGCTCCGGGCTCGGAACCGATCAGCAATCCTTAGAGCTCATTCACACCGTCTTTGACCTGGTAACTCCCCATCAGACCCTGTTACTGGACGGCTCGGCGCTAACCCTGATCGCCCGCAACCACCTGCAACTTCCAAGCGCGAACATCATTCTTACCCCCCACCAAATGGAGTGGGAACGGCTCACCGGCGTCAAACTAGCGGATCAAAATCCGGAAACCAATCAACAGGCTTACACCCAGCTAGCCGCTACCCAACCCCACTTGATTGCGGTCGTTAAGTCAGCACAAACCGAGGTGTTTACCCCCACCGGAGCCTTTCAAAATACGACGGGCACGCCCGCGCAGGCTACGGGTGGAATGGGTGACACTCTGGCTGGAATCATCAGTGGCTTTGCAGCCCAATTTGCCGATCTCGATGCCGCGGTGTTAGCAGCCGTCTATACCCACAGCGCGGTTGCTGACCAGCTAGCCCAACAGCAGTACGTAGTGTTACCCCACCAAATTTCAGCGGCATTACCACGGTTTATGCACGAACACCAAGCTTCCTAA
- a CDS encoding phosphatidylglycerophosphatase A family protein: MVDKRDYKYPDTQAYDKVIEFLNQNGVTVRDISKVTYNLQKQFISIPSMEYVDKIVIDVLHKREVLNNALVGMEIDRLATAHQLSEPLQSIVEHDLGVFGVDETLALGIANIYGTIGITNYCGLDTNKQGIVKELDQEQSRVTTFIDDIVGAVAGAASAKIAHENS; the protein is encoded by the coding sequence ATGGTCGATAAACGAGATTACAAATATCCAGATACCCAGGCCTATGACAAGGTGATTGAGTTTCTAAATCAAAATGGGGTCACCGTTCGCGATATTTCTAAGGTGACCTATAATTTACAAAAACAATTTATTAGCATTCCCAGCATGGAGTACGTGGATAAAATTGTGATTGACGTCCTCCACAAGCGGGAAGTGTTGAATAATGCGTTGGTGGGAATGGAAATTGACCGCTTGGCAACCGCTCACCAACTATCAGAACCGCTCCAGAGCATTGTGGAACATGATTTAGGCGTGTTTGGGGTCGATGAAACGCTGGCATTAGGAATTGCAAACATCTACGGGACGATTGGAATTACGAACTACTGTGGCTTAGATACCAATAAGCAGGGGATTGTGAAGGAATTAGACCAGGAACAGTCCCGTGTGACGACGTTCATTGATGACATTGTGGGCGCCGTCGCTGGAGCGGCATCCGCTAAAATTGCCCACGAAAATTCGTAA
- a CDS encoding MFS transporter — protein sequence MKPIKQVALNDLASSIATQAFSIYTFWYIASHLHNQGLISLLGGLELLTVLLAPVGGVVADTWSRVKIMQIITVMRTGLLCAFVILLVVTRQLNYLLIATGTGLSILAAFYGPAVEAIIPDYATSEDELVQNNTIVNVANQIATIAASVVAGLFTFLPSNLIAYSLLLLLLAMATISILRLQAHSHRQPVTNPWKNFQLAKLVSEFRTIGKIPVIKVLLPYAIILNLSFWSFWFLTPLYLTTYLHRFRIAFSLQELLIGVAAISCGIVVGKYTGWLSKLIIYYPVFLLFQGSGFVIFLLVMQVRLTLVMQIVSFCVAWLLYGVFNFLTGLMFVTAVQRKLQPDQMGKTLGTIFSIFGILAPLASLITGVIKQPTTPLMLLLVCPMLLVPLLMLFDPRVNRALRA from the coding sequence ATGAAACCAATTAAACAAGTGGCTCTGAATGATTTAGCGAGCTCGATTGCTACGCAAGCTTTTAGTATCTATACGTTCTGGTACATTGCTAGCCACCTGCACAACCAGGGCTTAATCTCACTCCTCGGGGGCTTGGAATTACTAACCGTCTTACTGGCACCAGTGGGCGGAGTGGTGGCAGATACTTGGTCACGGGTGAAAATTATGCAAATCATTACTGTAATGCGAACGGGGTTGTTGTGTGCTTTCGTGATTTTATTGGTTGTAACTAGGCAATTAAATTACTTGCTAATTGCAACCGGAACGGGGCTTAGTATTTTAGCGGCCTTCTATGGACCGGCAGTTGAAGCAATTATTCCAGACTACGCGACTTCAGAGGATGAATTGGTCCAAAACAATACGATTGTGAACGTTGCCAACCAAATTGCTACCATTGCGGCTTCGGTGGTCGCGGGTTTGTTTACCTTTTTACCGAGTAATTTAATCGCGTATAGCTTGTTGTTATTGTTGTTGGCAATGGCAACGATTAGTATTCTTCGGTTACAAGCTCATTCTCACCGTCAACCGGTAACCAACCCATGGAAAAACTTTCAACTTGCCAAATTGGTGAGCGAGTTTCGGACCATTGGAAAAATTCCAGTTATTAAGGTCTTATTGCCCTATGCAATTATTTTGAATCTCAGTTTTTGGAGCTTCTGGTTTTTAACACCGTTGTATCTGACTACCTACTTACATCGCTTTCGCATTGCTTTTTCGCTCCAAGAACTTTTGATTGGGGTAGCCGCAATTAGTTGCGGAATCGTAGTTGGTAAATACACAGGATGGTTATCCAAGTTAATCATTTACTATCCAGTTTTTTTACTGTTTCAAGGTAGTGGCTTTGTAATCTTTCTTTTGGTAATGCAAGTAAGGTTAACCTTGGTAATGCAAATTGTGAGTTTTTGTGTGGCATGGTTGCTGTATGGCGTCTTTAACTTTTTAACCGGGTTGATGTTTGTCACGGCCGTCCAAAGAAAATTACAACCAGATCAAATGGGGAAGACCCTGGGAACGATTTTCTCAATCTTTGGGATTTTAGCGCCCCTGGCTTCACTGATTACGGGAGTGATTAAGCAGCCAACGACACCGTTAATGTTGCTACTAGTCTGTCCGATGCTACTAGTGCCATTGCTGATGCTATTTGATCCACGGGTAAACCGGGCTTTACGAGCTTAA